Below is a window of 'Nostoc azollae' 0708 DNA.
AAAAATATTCAGGGATAAACCGAATATTCCCATGAAAATAATAGCTGTTAAAAATGCTAGGGGAATAGCCAGAATAATAATTAAAGTTTGTCTTAGAGAACCTAGAAACAGAAAAACGGCTATAGCTGCTAAACCTGAACCAATCAATCCAGAAGAAGTAAGATTAGCCAGAGAACTGCGGATAAGTATTGATTCATCTAAAGTAGATGTGAGGGTTGCTTCAGCAGGAATTACACCAGCTTCCTTAAGTTTTTCTAAACGTTTTTTTACACCATCAACAACATTTACAGTATTAGCATCTGGCTGTTTTTGAATACTGACTTTAACTGCTTCTTGACCATTCAGTAATACATAAACCCGTTGTTGTTCTGAACCATCGATAACTTGGGCAAAGTCACGCAAATAAACACGATTTTTAAGATTAGAATTACGTGCAGATACTTCAAAAGAAATATTGTTAATTTCCTCAGCATTCTGGAAGCGTCCCATGGTGCGGATTAAAGGTTCAGAATTTGGACCTAGAATCCTTCCTCCAGAAATATCTTGGTTACGGTCTTGCAGTTGATTTAACACATCTGTCAAACCAACACCAATAGATTGGAGACGATCTAAATCAACATTTACCCTAACTTCTTCCTTAACTCCTCCTGATACATCTACTATTGCTACTCCTGGTACTACACCCAATTCACGAGCTAATTCTTCTTCTGCAAAAACCCGCAAGTCAACAGCTTTAAGAGTAGGTGAAGTAAGTGCGAATTCATAAACAGGTGATTGGGAAGGATCTACTTTAAATAAACGTGGTTCTGTAATAGTGTCTGGTAATCTGTTTCTGGATCGATTAAAGGTTGCTGTAGCATTATTTAAGGCTTGGTCAATATTTCCTCCTGGTTGAAAATACAAATCTAAACTCACTTGTCCTTCACGAGTGCGGGAAAAAACTTGAATTACACCTTCTGTTGCAGAAAAAGCTTCTTCTAGAGGTTTGGTAACTTCATTAATTGCTACTTCTGGAGAAATTCCTGGTGCTTCTATCCTCACACCAATTCGGGGATAAGTAATAGATGGAAGTAAATCCACGGGTAAATGAATAATGAAAAATACACCCATAACAATTACAGCCAAGGTCAGCATGAGAGTAGCGATATGCTGACGGATAGAAATGGCGCTGATACTAAAGCCGTTGTTGTTTGTTATTTGCATCTTTACCAATTCAAAGTTCAAACTGTATATTATGAATCAGCTCTTGCTTAACACCACCTAAAAATTCTTTTTTTGTGTTTTTTGTGGTTCTTTCAAATCTTTTTCCGACAAAATTGATAACTTGACAACTTCATTGTCTTTTAAATGTTTACTACTACGAACAACATAACTTTCTCCTGGTTGTAAGCCAGAGAGAATTTCTACACTACCGTTAGCTTTTTTCCCTAAAGTTACAGATTGTTCTTTTACTTTGGCTTTACCGTCGGTTTCTTGAAGAATAAATATCGTACCTGTGGTATTTTCTGGTTTTGTTTGTTGATCTGTTACATTAATTGCTGTTTGTGACACCACGACTCGCTGTGGTGTTTGGGTCGTAAAATTGACTCGTGCTAGTAGTCCGCTACCAGTTTTTCCGCCACTATTGGGAATGACTACTTCTATAGGTACTAACCTGGCTGTGCTATCAGCAGTTGGAGAAATACGCGCTACTCTACCAATGATGGTTTGATCTGGGAAGGCATCTAAACGCACTTGTACAGATTGCCCGACCTGTATTTTTGCTAGTTCTAATTCGGAAACTTGGACTACTACTTTAATCCGACTCAAGTCAGCAATTTTTAAGACTTCGCTTCCTGGTTGTAGAAGATTACCAGGTTCTGTGACTTTTTCTGTGACTACGCCGGTGATGGGGGAGATTAAGCGGGAATAGGAACGACGTTCTTTGGCGGCTTTAACTACTGCTTGCTGGGCAAATACTCTACCTTGCGCGGCGGCTACAGCTTGTTTTTCTGTACGGACTTGTTCAATGGTGGCTTGTAGGGCTTTTTGGACTGTTTGGGCTTTGGTGTTGGCTTGTTGGGCGGCTTGTTCGGAAATTGCTCCCGCTTTGAATAATTGTTGTTGTCTTTGGGAGTCTGCTTGGGCTTGGATAACTTCTAATCTGGCTTTTTCGACTTCTGCTTGAGCATTACTTACTTGTGTCATCGCCCTAGCGACTTCTGATTGACTGGTTGCTAGTTCTGCTTCTGCTTGCTGTGATGCCGTCATCAGTAGAACGTCGTCTAACTGGCTAATAATTTCTCCACGGTTGACTGTATCTCCAACATCTAAATTGAGGGCGATGAGTCTTCCTTCTACTTGCGATCGCACAGAAACTGTCCTAAATGGGGTGGTGTTACCGATATAACCTGCTGGAGGACGTAATAAGTTAGTTCGGGCGATCGCTACATCTACAGATGCTTCACTATTACCTCTTTCTCTACCATCAGGTCGCCTCGATTGGGCTCCGGCTGATTCTTTTGGTAATGAACCACAACTTGCTGTTAGTAATGCCAGTAACAGCATACAGAACATTAATAAACTATAGTTATTGATAACTGGTTTGGTAACTATAGGAGTTGATATTTTCACCTGTTTTTGTGACTTATTTGTGTCCAAAACCATGAACTTTTCTCCAATTGGGCAGTATTTGCACTCAAACAGCTTTTCCTTCCCAATTGATTGGGAATAGGTATGAACTAAGAAAAAAATAACGTCATCGTTTCTTCAACTATTTATGTATTCCTCATCACTTTTTTTGGCTTGTTCACACTGGCAGAATTATCACCATATCTACAGGATATAAATGTGTGTAATTGCTGATAGTCTCAAAGATTATAAAGTTAGTATAAAGATTATGCCAACAATAGGTAATAGGTAATAGGTCATGATTTAGCTGCTAAAAATTAATTAGGTTTTTACGGGAAATTTGTCAGTTAAAGGGTTATTGAGACTGGAATTCTTGAAGACTTTGTGTATATATTAAGAATATTAAATAAATATTGCTTTCGTAATCACCATAGAGTAGTGACGGAAGTCACTAAAGGAACAATTCACATTAAGTGAGGAAGGTAACAAGTGACATCACTGCTGAAAATTGTCCAAACTGCCGATGAACAAATGATTGCAGAGTTTTTTCAAGCATCTGTAGGACAATGGCGTTCTGAACGGCGCTATTATACCCTACCACAAGGTAAAATTAAGGAAATCGTAAGTATTATTACCATCAGATTTTTGGCACAGGGAGATGATGAATTGCAACAACTGGCTCACTTACACGACTTGTCAAATTTAGGAAGTTTGACTTGTGGTGCAAAAGTCAGTTGGGAAAGTACCGATTTACACAACGCGATAAAAGAAGCCATCGGTATGACAATTTTTGGTGTTTTGGGAAATATTTTGTATCGCGATCGCGGTTTTGCTACTACCAAACCTGTAACAGCTCAATATAATTTCCCGCATCCCAAAACCCTGTGCTTGCGAACGGAATACAACAATTCAGTATTTGAGGAAGAAATTAAGCTCATTGGTGATAAATACCGCACCAGACAAAGTATTATTTCCCGTGCTGGCGAACAGTTAATGATTGGTCAATATTTGGAAAAGCGCATTCAAGCTGAAACTAATCCCTTAATGTGATAACCTTGCGTCCACCCTGTGTACATCCGTCAGCTATCAGCTTGAAATACTAGCCAGCACTAATATTTCCAGGGCTGGCAAAATTTTCTATAAAAATTTCGTAAAATCCTCTCCCAAAAACCTGGTTTGTATGTCATCATTAGGGAGAGAATTAATTCGGCGATTAGTGATTTTGTTGTTAGTATTGACAGGCTTTTTACTTGTGGTATTTACAGACTGCTCTCCGAAATCTAAATCTCTACAAACTCGTGATTTTGGAGACATTATATGTCAGTTTACGTAGGCAATCTTTCTTACGAAGTTACACAGGACGCTTTGACACAGGTTTTCGCAGAATACGGTTCTGTAAAGCGTGTTCAAATTCCCACTGACCGGGAAACCGGCCGTGTACGTGGCTTCGCTTTTGTAGAAATGAGTTCTGATGCAGAAGAAACCGCGGCCATTGAAGCCCTTGATGGTGCTGAATGGATGGGTCGTGATTTGAAAGTTAACAAAGCCAAGCCCAAAGAAGACCGTGGTGGCGGTGGTGGTTATGGAGGCGGCGGCGGTGGTCGTGGCGGTTACGGTGGTGGCGGTGGCGGCGGTAGTCGCAATCGTTACTAAGTTTCCCCTGAATAGCTAGTTTCCATTGAATAGCTAGTTTCGATTAAATAGAAGCAACCCATTCCGACTGCGGGGTGCGTTGCTTTTTAGTATTTTGGTTTTTCATTTTATAGCTGTAGTTAAAATCCTGGTAGAATGTCTTCTCCAGAAAGTAGTGTAGGAAGGGGAGCAACGCGATTTTGTCAGGTGGGGCAAAAAGTAAGTGTGCCATCGATCACTAAAAACCCAAAATAGGCATCGGTAAAAATCATTTACCGTACAATTAAAATATTGTATACATACAAGTTGTCAATTTAATTCAATTTAATAATGAAGGTAAACAGTAAATTTCGGTTAAAAGAAAATGCGGAAATTATGTTACATCTTCCTTGTCAATGGATAGCTGGAAGTTGGCATCATAATTTCTGTAATTCCATTTTTACCTCTTTTATCCATCTTCAAACTGTCTAATATTTTATACCTACAACTCCCATTTAACAGAATTTTGGTAATCAATACCTGCCTATTTGATTACTTACCTAAGCAGCTTATTCCCACCAGCCACAAATTATTGAATGCAAGTCTTCTTAGGATATTTTGAGAAGATAGTTCGTCTTGGAATTTTATTTGCTTGATGTGATTTATTTTACTTTAATTCCAGAAAAACATTTTAGCTATATCTGTGGTTGCTGTAGCTAAAAGCACACTTTTACCCCCACCTCACAAAATCGCCTTGCTCCCTGTAGGAAGTTGGATAATTTCTACAGGTTTTCCAGGTCGGTAAATTTCTGCTTGTTTGTCTTGGGGATTAATCAACCAACCTAAACGCAAACCATTATCTATATATTCCTGCATCTTTTCTTGCAGGGTTTTGAGTCTGTCGGTTTTTGATCTCAGTTCAATAGAGAGGGGCGAAAATTTAGAAAGGAGTCTGTGTCTAGCTTTCCATAGTGTTAAGATGAGGAAAGAACCAAGGAAAGAATTAGGGTTGGGAATAGTAACTGATAGTTCCTATCCATGAAGATGTTGATGACAAATTTATAACTGACCTCATATCCATATATCCATAACATTTATGAAATGGGCAAAACTAATGAACCAATTCCTAATGTGACTAAACCACAAATAGTTAGTAAGAATTACTTGTAAGTAAATTGGGTAATTCAGGGGAAATCTTTGTTCAGGTAAGGTACCCGGAATGTTTTTACAAGTCTAATGACCTATTCAACAACAATAGCCTTGGTGGAAAACTCTTTGTTTCCTGCCCTTTGTTCTGAGTCGCCATGGCATAATCACTACCATGTTTTTCTACCTGTACACGGAGACTAGGAGGGAAAACATCTCGTAATATTTCTAGCCACTAATGAAATGTGTCCTTTACTTCCGTTTTCCATATACCGAAATGCAAACCTAAAACCTCAAATGTTGGCATTGTCCTCCAATAGAACAAGCATAGACATACCTGTTCTTTTATCTCTAGTTTCCCTTTCCCCCCTCCTCCTTTCTGATTTATACCTATGTTTTTACTTTCTATGTCACCTTGAAGTTTTTTATGCTGCATTTCACCTTGGGCTAACAAGTCTTGAAACTGATGGTTAGTTATTCCCAGTATTTGTTGTGTACGATGTGGATATTCTTGAATATAGTTAATTTAGTAGATTTTCCCTTTTGCTACACCCTCAACATTCCCTTCCACCATTTTTTTCACACCAAGTTAATTTTCCTGACAGGTCTAATACGTGTTTTTACCCCATTTTCAGATAAATCTTCCTGGAATAGGTGTAATTCGCACAAGGCCTAATAGGTGAAACTCCCGTGAATTCTGACTCCTGACACCGATACCTTTAAGCCAAACTCTGACGTACCTTTCTAAGTCGTTTGAGTCCCTTGGGAGGAATTCCTGTAAACCGAAGTGAAAAATCATTTTCCTCTGCTGCAAATTTTTGTATCACTTTGGCATATACATCTGGTTATTCTGTAAATACTGCTGTATCTGTTAATAACTTCAACTTGATATTAGTTAATATTACCAAATCATATTTACAACGAATTCGTGCGCGATTTTCAAACAGTCCGACTAATACCCCTGGCAATAATTTTACACCTGGGTGTTTACCATGTAAAAAGATAAATTCCACTGGTATTTCATCATTTAAAATTTCGACTTCTTCATCAAATTTAGGTCAATGTAAATTACATTTCTCACCAAAACTAACAATTTCATAAGTAGTAATAGGTTGTTTAATCCCTTTTGGTTCTACCTGTAAGTTACTATCAAGTCTCAACTCAATATTGGCATCTAATAGAGTATACTCAAAAATTGAAATCTGTCCTCCTACAGAATATGATTCAATCTGAGCAGCTAAATTTACATGACTACCAATCACAGTATATTCAGCCCGTTTTTAAGATCCAATATTCCCGGCTACTACTTCTCCTGTATTAATACCAATTCCCATTTCTAGAATGGGTGAATTCATTTGCTGATTTTTCCATTCACCTTTTCCATTGCCAACTCCATGGCTACAGCACAAGCCATCGCTCCTTGAGAATCATCTTCACGACTGACTAATAGGCGCTCCAAACATCACCAAAATACCATCACTCATAAAATCATTAATCGTACCTTTGTGCTGATTAATTACATCTGTCATTACTTCCAGATAAAAATTTAGAATTTCTACCACTTGTTCAGGAGGATATTTTTCATAAATAGCGGAAAATCCTATAACATCAGATACTAAAATTATAACTTTCCTCCGTTGTCCTCCTAACTTTAAACCAGAAGGCATTTCTATTAAATTGGTAACAACTTCATCTGTAAGATAACGCCCAAAAGTTTTTTGCATATTGACTGCACTCTGAAAAATATATTGGGTAATAATAACAGTTGATACTACTAAAGCTAATATTGGTGGAATCAAAGGGATCCACCAGCCAGCTAAAAATACTAAGAAGCAGCAGACAATCAATGCATTACCAGTCAACACAAAACTAACGGTAATCAAAAATATATTATGGCGTTGCTGCCAAAATAATAGACAACCAATCATAGACCATAATAAAATCCAAAGTCCTTCTTCAAATTCAGACCAAGGTTTAATTTGTGGACGACTATCTATAGCCGAACTCAAAATTTGACTGGTTAAATTAGCGTGGATTATTACACCTACCATCCGTTGTGGAGCTGCAGATGATTTACTACTATAAGGTGTGAAAAACCTATCTTTTAAACTCTCCGCAATTGAACTAACTATTACCACTTTCCGTAACATTAAATTTGGTTAAACCCGGTTTTATACTAGATCTGTGAGAGAAACTTTGACAGACTTTTGCATCGTTCCTCGATAGTTGAATGGTATTTGGTAGCTCCCAGATTTCTCCCTGACTTAACCACCATCATTATTCTTAAACATGGGGACAACCCGTCTACCTAGTTGTAAATATTTGGGGTTAGTTGTTGCTGCTTTTTCAGTAATTCCTTCTGCTTTTAAATATAAAAGTGCTAACTTAAGACTAAGACTTTCAATATAATCATTTTCATTTAAATATAAATACAACATTCCTCGATAGATTTTACCATCTCCATCAAGAGGTAGGTCATTTCCTCCAACTTGTTGAAGTTTTTTTAAAATAGGTGATGCGTGAACTAAAGAGCTATCCATATTTTCTAATACCTTTCAATGCCAATCAAATTACGCATAGATTCAAATAAGTTAACCAGTTCTGTTTGTCGAGTATTAACTGGCCAATTACCACAAATATCTAAACCTATAGCCCTGGGCTGTTGCTGTTTGATATTTTTTAAAAACTTGGTCATGACCGCATTAGAAATAGGCCAGACTTTTTGATTATTAATATCTTCTTCATTAATTTCGACTATGACAATGCGATTATCAATCCGTTCTTGTGGACGGACTAGAAACAGTTGATCTAATGCTGTTAATTCTAAAGATTGAAGTAATCCAGTGAAACGTAGTGCGATCACAATAAATATGACACTGGGAACAGCAATTAACACGCCACGCCATTCCCATAGATTTTTTTCTAAATCCTCTAAAATGAAATTCATTGATTAATTCTTGGTCTTGCAAGAATCCACTAATGGTTCAGATGCAACATTAGGTAATCCCACTGAGTCTAAAAATTGCCTCCAATTTATTTTAACTATTTCGTTATTAGGCTGAGTACAACGTAATTCTAAACTCTAAGATAGTGCTTCATGCCAAATTCCAGCTTGTGCATAGAAAGTAGAT
It encodes the following:
- a CDS encoding phycobiliprotein lyase; translation: MTSLLKIVQTADEQMIAEFFQASVGQWRSERRYYTLPQGKIKEIVSIITIRFLAQGDDELQQLAHLHDLSNLGSLTCGAKVSWESTDLHNAIKEAIGMTIFGVLGNILYRDRGFATTKPVTAQYNFPHPKTLCLRTEYNNSVFEEEIKLIGDKYRTRQSIISRAGEQLMIGQYLEKRIQAETNPLM
- a CDS encoding CHASE2 domain-containing protein; protein product: MDSSLVHASPILKKLQQVGGNDLPLDGDGKIYRGMLYLYLNENDYIESLSLKLALLYLKAEGITEKAATTNPKYLQLGRRVVPMFKNNDGG
- a CDS encoding efflux RND transporter periplasmic adaptor subunit, whose protein sequence is MVLDTNKSQKQVKISTPIVTKPVINNYSLLMFCMLLLALLTASCGSLPKESAGAQSRRPDGRERGNSEASVDVAIARTNLLRPPAGYIGNTTPFRTVSVRSQVEGRLIALNLDVGDTVNRGEIISQLDDVLLMTASQQAEAELATSQSEVARAMTQVSNAQAEVEKARLEVIQAQADSQRQQQLFKAGAISEQAAQQANTKAQTVQKALQATIEQVRTEKQAVAAAQGRVFAQQAVVKAAKERRSYSRLISPITGVVTEKVTEPGNLLQPGSEVLKIADLSRIKVVVQVSELELAKIQVGQSVQVRLDAFPDQTIIGRVARISPTADSTARLVPIEVVIPNSGGKTGSGLLARVNFTTQTPQRVVVSQTAINVTDQQTKPENTTGTIFILQETDGKAKVKEQSVTLGKKANGSVEILSGLQPGESYVVRSSKHLKDNEVVKLSILSEKDLKEPQKTQKKNF
- a CDS encoding CHASE2 domain-containing protein, which encodes MLRKVVIVSSIAESLKDRFFTPYSSKSSAAPQRMVGVIIHANLTSQILSSAIDSRPQIKPWSEFEEGLWILLWSMIGCLLFWQQRHNIFLITVSFVLTGNALIVCCFLVFLAGWWIPLIPPILALVVSTVIITQYIFQSAVNMQKTFGRYLTDEVVTNLIEMPSGLKLGGQRRKVIILVSDVIGFSAIYEKYPPEQVVEILNFYLEVMTDVINQHKGTINDFMSDGILVMFGAPISQS
- a CDS encoding RNA recognition motif domain-containing protein, with product MSVYVGNLSYEVTQDALTQVFAEYGSVKRVQIPTDRETGRVRGFAFVEMSSDAEETAAIEALDGAEWMGRDLKVNKAKPKEDRGGGGGYGGGGGGRGGYGGGGGGGSRNRY
- a CDS encoding CHASE2 domain-containing protein, with the protein product MNFILEDLEKNLWEWRGVLIAVPSVIFIVIALRFTGLLQSLELTALDQLFLVRPQERIDNRIVIVEINEEDINNQKVWPISNAVMTKFLKNIKQQQPRAIGLDICGNWPVNTRQTELVNLFESMRNLIGIERY
- a CDS encoding helix-turn-helix domain-containing protein — encoded protein: MQHKKLQGDIESKNIGINQKGGGGKGKLEIKEQVCLCLFYWRTMPTFEVLGLHFGIWKTEVKDTFH